The genomic region CAGGCAAACTATTCCGCCGCCAAGTCCGGGGACCTTGGGTTCACCAAGGCGCTGGCACAAGAGGGCGCGCGGGCCGGGATCACGGTGAACGCGATCTGCCCGGGCTATATCGGCACGGAAATGGTGCGCGCGATTGATGAGAAGGTGCTGGCCGAACGGATCATCCCGCAGATCCCGGTGGGTCGACTGGGTGAGCCAGACGAGATTGCCCGGATCGTGACGTTCCTGGCTTCGGATGACGCCGGGTTCATCACGGGCTCGACGATTTCGGCGAACGGCGGCCAATTCTTCGTCTGACCTGCGCCACAAGGGCCCGACCGCCGGGCGGGCCCTTCACTGGCGAGTTTTGCCCATCGCATCGGTTTGCTTCCATACGTCATCTTCTGCGGGCGTGATTTCTGCGTGCGGGGCATCGCGGTCGGCTGGACGTTGCCCGCGGGTTGATGCAGGAACGGGCCGGGGCAAGATCTTGCAGGGGCAGGCGATGACACAGGGCAAGGCGACCGCCATCGGCTTCACGGCGGTTCTGATGTGGTCGCTGCTGGCTTTGTTCACTATTGGATCGGCCCCGGTGCCGCCCTTGCTGTTGAACGCGATCTGCTTCGGGATCGGTGGGCTGATCGGGCTGTTCTGGACCTTGCGCCAGGGCTTTGGCGTGCTGCGCGGGGTTGGCTGGAAGGTCTATGCCTTTGGAACGGCGGGGCTTTTCGGCTATCATCTGCTATATTTCACCGCCTTTCGCCTTTCGCCCAGCGCCGAGACCGGGCTGATCGCATACCTTTGGCCCCTGTTCATCGTGTTGCTGTCCGGCCTGTTGCCGGGGGAACGGCTGCGGGCGCCGCATGTGATGGGGGCGGTCATTGCCTTTGCCGGTGCGGCGGTGATCGTGCTGGGGCGCGGCGGTGGCGAAGGATCGGCCTTGGGGCTGGTGCTGGCGTTTTGTTGTGCGCTGACCTGGGCGGGGTACTCGGTCCTGTCGCGGCGGCTGGGCGATGTGCCAACCGAAAGCGTGACGGTGTTCTGCCTGGCGACGGCGCTGTTGTCAGGGCTTGCGCATCTGGCACTTGAGGAAACGGTCTGGCCCGTCGGCGCCCTTGGCTGGGGCGCGGTGCTGGCGCTTGGGTTGGGGCCGGTGGGGGCTGCCTTCTTCACCTGGGATATCGGGATGAAGAAGGGGGACATCCAGCTTTTGGGCGTCGCGTCCTATGCCGCGCCGTTGCTGTCTACATTGGTTCTGGTCGCAGCCGGCATCACGCCGCCAAGCTGGGCCATCGCAGTGGCCGCGGTTCTGATCACGGCGGGTGCGGCGCTGGCCGCGCGGGCCAGCGCCAAAAGGCCCTAGTGCTGGCTAAGGCGCGAAATTTCTTCCTTCAGGCGCAGTTTCTGCTTCTTCAGTTCGGCAATCTTCAAGGCATCCGAGCCTGGGCTGCGCTGGGCCTGTTCCACCATTTCGGAAAGTGTGTCGTGCTTCCTGCGCAGTTCCACCAGATGCGATGCGATCGTCATGGTCGTCCTCCTTGGTTGCCTATAAGTTGAGTGCACCACGAAAGCCGAGTCGTGTCATCCCTTGTTACAAGGCTGTGACGGAATGATGCAGAGGATTCAGCGAAAAGACGCCAGAAGATCGGCGCCCTCACGCAGAACGGCGTTGGCCAGCGGGGTATAGCTTTCACGATCGCCATCATGCGCGGGGCCTGCGTGGATGACGAAGGGTGCCAGTAACCGAAAGGCGGCACGGCCACCCTTGCGCGCCTGCAGGATGATGCGCAGCGCGGGGCGGCCTTCCCGCGCCGCAAGCGGCAGGACGGCCACCGAGCCCAGCTTCGTGCCCATGGCCGACAGAATCTGCGGCAACCCGTCGGCACCGCAGATCATCGTCAGCCACCCCCCCGGGCGCAGGCGGCGGCTGGCGGCGCTGACCCAATCCGATAGGGGCGTTGCCACCTGCATGGCCCGCGCCCGACCCGGGATGGGCGATGGCGAGCCTCCGGTCGCGTAGTAGGGCGGGTTCGCAATGACATGGTCGAAATCGCGCCTCAGGGCCGTGGGCATCCGGGCAAGGTCGCCGTCATGCACCTCAAGCGCAAGTTCGTTGCGGTCGGCGTTCTGGCGGGCCAGTGCGGCATAGTCTGGCTGAATCTCCAGCCCCGCAAGGTGAAGACCGGGCACCCGCCGGCCAAGGCAAAGGGCTGCTGCCCCCGCCCCGCAGCCAAGGTCAAGCACACTGTCGCCGGATTGGGCCGGGCAGGCGGCGGCCAGCAGGACCGGATCGGTCGCCGCGCGGTAGCCTTTCAGCGGCTGGAGCAGGCGCAGGCCACCGCATAACAACTTGTCATCCGATAGCTCATGCGCCGCAAACATCAGGCGCTGGTCGCGATGTCATTGTCGCGCAGGACTGCTGTGGCGCGGAAATGGTCACGGTCCGCGACCATCAGTCGCTGAGGCAGAATTCCAAGGCTTCCGTCGAGGATGCTCATGTGGACGTCCAGCGGAAAGGTGGCTATACCCTCGCCTTCCAGAAGGTGCGTGGCGAAGGCGATCATCGTAGGGTCCGTCGTGCGTAGAATTTCCTTCATGGAACGGAGTTAACCCCGCCCTTGCGGTTGGGGCAAGAGCGGCGAAGGGCGGGTATGGACGGGTCAGGCGAAGCAAAGGCAAAACCGCCGCAGGACCGGCTGGCCGACTGGCTGGCCGAAGACATGGCGGCCGTGAACCGGCTGATCCGGGAACGAATGGCCTCGGAACACGCGCCTCGCATCCCCGAGGTCACCGCCCATCTGGTCGAGGCCGGGGGCAAACGACTGCGGCCGATGCTGACCTTGGCGGCTGCGCGGATGCTGGGCTACGCGGGGACCGACCACCAGAAGCTGGCAGCCACCGTGGAGTTCATTCACACCGCGACGCTGCTGCACGATGACGTGGTGGATGAAAGCCAACGCCGGCGCGGGCGACCCACGGCCAATCTTCTGTGGGACAACAAGTCTTCGGTTCTGGTCGGGGACTACCTGTTTTCCCGCAGCTTTCAGCTTATGGTGGAAACCGGAAATCTGCAGGTGCTGGACATTCTTGCCAATGCCAGCGCCACGATTGCCGAGGGTGAGGTGTTGCAGCTGACCGCAGCACAGGACCTGCGGACGGATGAGCGGATCTATCTGCAGGTCGTGCGCGGCAAGACGGCGGCCCTGTTCTCGGCTGCGACCGAAGTGGGCGGCGTGATCGCTGACGCGTCTGAGGCACAGGTGCGCGCGCTGTTCGACTATGGGGATGCTCTGGGGATTGCCTTCCAGATTGTCGACGACGTTCTGGATTACGGCGGGACGGCGGCAGTCATTGGCAAGAATACCGGTGACGATTTCCGCGAACGCAAGCTGACGTTGCCCGTGATCCGTGCCGTGGCTGCCGCCTCGGCTGACGAGCGGGCCTTCTGGGTCCGGGTGATCGAAAAAGGTGACCAGCGCGAGGGTGACCTTGAAGAAGCGCTGGCGATTCTGCGCCGCCACGGGGCGATCGAAGCCGCCCGTGACGAGGCGGTGGCCTGGGCAGCGCGCGCCAAGGCAGCACTAGACAACCTCCCGGCGAGTGACCTGCGCGATATGCTATCTGAACTTGCGGATTTCGTCGTCGAACGGGTTTCGTGAACAGATTCAACGCAGCTGAATCGTGAAATGACCGAAATCGGATCACTTTTTAGCCAAAGTCTATGTGTAGATTTTTAGACAGGATCGATGTTTTATTGCCGTCCGGGGTGCTGTTGCAAATCAGGTGATCCGGGACGGGAATTGTGGATGGATACCGGAGCATCGGGCTTTTGCCGCAAGCAAAGTCCCAATAGCCTGGAGGTGGAGCTTCCAGGTTTTCGTGGTGGTGTGTGATTCGTAGTAAACCCTGCGCGTGAGGCAGGGAGGGAGTGTAGCAGAATGAGCTTTTTCGACTGGCTCTTGCGCCGAAAGCCAAAAGGTCGTCCGCGGAACGCGCAGTTCCGTGGGTCCGAGTCCGAGCAGATCATGGCAACAAAGGCGGCCATCGAAACGGTGGCAGTTGGTGACGGTCCGGCTGCCGGGCGGTTCCCGAAACTCACCGACAGTGCCCCCGAGGTGCTGACCCAGACGCCGACCAGCGCGGTCGTGGCCAAGGATGGGCCAGTGCCCGCCGTGAATATCTGGGACATGGAGGCAGAGCCTGAGGCCGCCCCAGCCCCCATACAGCGTGGCGCAGGAATTGAAGGCAGCCCGCGCAGGCGCCCGACCCGGACCAAGACGCGCGTTCTGGGCTTCGAGCCGCAACCCGCGTCAGTCGTGCCGCTGTTCGACGAAGGCCGGATGGAAGAAGAAGGCCAACCGGGAAGCAAGGCCAACATGGTCATGTTCCCGACGGGCTGGCTGATCATCAAGGCCGGCGCCGGGCGCGGGGCGGTGTTTCCGCTTGCGCAAGGCGTGTCGCAGATTGGCCGCGGGACGGACCAGACGGTTGCGCTGGATTTTGGCGACATGGCGATTTCGCGGCAGAACCATGCGGCGATCGCCTATGACGCGGCGACGCATCAGTTTCACGTCGGCCATGGCGGCAAGTCGAACCTTGTCCGGCTGAACGGCAAGCCCCTCTTGTCGACCGAACCCCTGGTCGACGGTGACGAGATCCAGATTGGCGAGACGACGCTTTTGCTGAAGGTGCTCTGCACGCCCGCGTTCAACTGGTCGGCGGCCGAGGCCGGGGGAGACGGGCATGATATGGCGATCGCGTGAGCCGCGCTATGACGTGGCTTCCGGCATAAGCCAGGGCGCGCGCGACTATCAGGAAGACGCGATCACTGCCGATTTCCCGGTTGGCTCGGAGGCGGGCTTTGTGGTGCTGGCCGATGGCATGGGTGGCCATGCGGCGGGCGACGTGGCCTCGAAGATCGTGCTGACCGAGGTTTATTCGGAACTGAAGTTCCACTTCGCCGATGTTCAGGCGTTCGAATCCCGCGCGCCGGAAATCCTGCGCGGGGTGGCAGAACTGGCCAATGACACGCTGCGCCAGCACACGCGCACCCACCCGGAGACGGACGGGATGGGGGCCACGCTGGTGGTGCCCGCGCTGGTGGAGAACCGGCTGTGGTGGATATCGGTCGGCGATTCGCCACTGTTTCTGTTCCGCAATGGCAAGCTGAGCCAGCTGAACGAGGACCATTCGATGGCGCCGCAGATCGACTTCATGGTGAAGTCGGGCCTGATGGATGCCGAGGTTGCGGCGAACCACCCGGACCGCAACTGCCTGATCTCGGTCCTGATGGGCACGCGGATCCCGAAGGTGGACTGCCCGGTCAAGCCGGTGGAGCTGCAGGCGGGCGACATCGTGATCTGCGCCTCGGACGGGTTGCAGTTCCTGACCAACGCGCAGATCGAAAAGCTGGTGGGCAAATACAGCAAGAAACGCTCGACCGAGATTGCCGAGCGTCTGCTCGAAGAACTGACCCGGCTGGACGATCCTGACCAGGACAACATCAGCTTCACCATCATCAAGGTCAACGACGCCAGCGTCCGTCCCCGCGAAATGCGCCCCGCCCGACCCGCAATGACCGTCACCAGACCCAAACGCTTGACGACCGTCGTCGCCGAGCCGATGCTGATGGCGACAAATGCGCCCCCGGTGCAGCCGGTCAACCTGACCCCGGCACCGGAGGATCATGCTGCTGCGGCACCAGTGCCACCGCAGCGCCCGCGCGTCGTGGAAGTGAAGATGGACGATCTGTCCGATATGCGCATGCGGCCGCGCCGCGTGATCGTCGTGAAGTGAGGCGTCTAGAAGTGAGCAATGGCTGACGAAACCGGCGAAATGACGGTTGCCCAACGGCTTGGTCACCTTTTGGACCGAGGACTTCTGCCTGCCGGCGGGCCGGCCGAGGCTGCCGAGCGCCTGATCGAGCGACTGGAACGTCCTGCCCGGATCGCTCTGCTGGGGCTGCCCGGGTCGGGAAAGTCGGCCATTCTGAACCTTCTCGCAGGGACCATGGTCGTTCCAGAAATGCTGCGGCTGCCGACCGTCATCGTGCAGCACGGGGCCGACGCGCGGATGCTGTGCACGCTTGCTGACGGCCGGACCGAAACTGTGCCGGGCAGCGATCTGTCCAAGGTGATGGCTCTGAACCCGGCCCTGGTGACGCTGGAGATGGATCTGGCGGCGCTGAAGGTGATCAGTCTGCTGGAAGTGTCGGCGGGGCCGATGGAGGCCGAACAGCGCCGTGCGGCCATCTGGGCCAGCAAGCGGGCTGATATTGTGATCTGGTGCACGACATCCTACCTGCCGAAAGAACAGATGGTCTGGGAAGGCATGCCGGATTCCGTCAAGGATAACGGCTTTCTGTTCCTGACCAAGGTTGACCTGCTTGGCAGCCGGGAAGCCGCGGCAGGGATGCTGGAACGGGTTGAACTGCGCGCGGGTGAAGAATTCCGGCAGGTGCTCTCGATCTCGGCCAAACAGGCGCGGTCGGCATTGCAGGCCGCTGGGGGTCTG from Tabrizicola piscis harbors:
- a CDS encoding tRNA1(Val) (adenine(37)-N6)-methyltransferase codes for the protein MFAAHELSDDKLLCGGLRLLQPLKGYRAATDPVLLAAACPAQSGDSVLDLGCGAGAAALCLGRRVPGLHLAGLEIQPDYAALARQNADRNELALEVHDGDLARMPTALRRDFDHVIANPPYYATGGSPSPIPGRARAMQVATPLSDWVSAASRRLRPGGWLTMICGADGLPQILSAMGTKLGSVAVLPLAAREGRPALRIILQARKGGRAAFRLLAPFVIHAGPAHDGDRESYTPLANAVLREGADLLASFR
- a CDS encoding FHA domain-containing protein, translating into MSFFDWLLRRKPKGRPRNAQFRGSESEQIMATKAAIETVAVGDGPAAGRFPKLTDSAPEVLTQTPTSAVVAKDGPVPAVNIWDMEAEPEAAPAPIQRGAGIEGSPRRRPTRTKTRVLGFEPQPASVVPLFDEGRMEEEGQPGSKANMVMFPTGWLIIKAGAGRGAVFPLAQGVSQIGRGTDQTVALDFGDMAISRQNHAAIAYDAATHQFHVGHGGKSNLVRLNGKPLLSTEPLVDGDEIQIGETTLLLKVLCTPAFNWSAAEAGGDGHDMAIA
- a CDS encoding PP2C family protein-serine/threonine phosphatase, with the protein product MIWRSREPRYDVASGISQGARDYQEDAITADFPVGSEAGFVVLADGMGGHAAGDVASKIVLTEVYSELKFHFADVQAFESRAPEILRGVAELANDTLRQHTRTHPETDGMGATLVVPALVENRLWWISVGDSPLFLFRNGKLSQLNEDHSMAPQIDFMVKSGLMDAEVAANHPDRNCLISVLMGTRIPKVDCPVKPVELQAGDIVICASDGLQFLTNAQIEKLVGKYSKKRSTEIAERLLEELTRLDDPDQDNISFTIIKVNDASVRPREMRPARPAMTVTRPKRLTTVVAEPMLMATNAPPVQPVNLTPAPEDHAAAAPVPPQRPRVVEVKMDDLSDMRMRPRRVIVVK
- a CDS encoding DUF2007 domain-containing protein, with protein sequence MKEILRTTDPTMIAFATHLLEGEGIATFPLDVHMSILDGSLGILPQRLMVADRDHFRATAVLRDNDIATSA
- a CDS encoding polyprenyl synthetase family protein produces the protein MDGSGEAKAKPPQDRLADWLAEDMAAVNRLIRERMASEHAPRIPEVTAHLVEAGGKRLRPMLTLAAARMLGYAGTDHQKLAATVEFIHTATLLHDDVVDESQRRRGRPTANLLWDNKSSVLVGDYLFSRSFQLMVETGNLQVLDILANASATIAEGEVLQLTAAQDLRTDERIYLQVVRGKTAALFSAATEVGGVIADASEAQVRALFDYGDALGIAFQIVDDVLDYGGTAAVIGKNTGDDFRERKLTLPVIRAVAAASADERAFWVRVIEKGDQREGDLEEALAILRRHGAIEAARDEAVAWAARAKAALDNLPASDLRDMLSELADFVVERVS
- a CDS encoding DMT family transporter translates to MTQGKATAIGFTAVLMWSLLALFTIGSAPVPPLLLNAICFGIGGLIGLFWTLRQGFGVLRGVGWKVYAFGTAGLFGYHLLYFTAFRLSPSAETGLIAYLWPLFIVLLSGLLPGERLRAPHVMGAVIAFAGAAVIVLGRGGGEGSALGLVLAFCCALTWAGYSVLSRRLGDVPTESVTVFCLATALLSGLAHLALEETVWPVGALGWGAVLALGLGPVGAAFFTWDIGMKKGDIQLLGVASYAAPLLSTLVLVAAGITPPSWAIAVAAVLITAGAALAARASAKRP
- a CDS encoding YdcH family protein; this encodes MTIASHLVELRRKHDTLSEMVEQAQRSPGSDALKIAELKKQKLRLKEEISRLSQH